In the genome of Massilibacillus massiliensis, one region contains:
- a CDS encoding SIR2 family protein: MEINDVKTVIQDFFQENTVTIIGSGLSVAEGIPGMGSLSVELLDKLPCKINEKADVDNWKAISDRLKVGEGLEEALHSEKPTSIVEEKIRETTAEFIRTAEKKALNSVLSGSKRFRLSDYLQRFNIRNNGLTVITTNYDRLVEYSCEMNGIRVDTLFVGKFICQFSPDESKYSFCKNIYKLRGQSRVEYSPKVKVLKPHGCLSWYQINGCAYSVPHLEKDNCLIITPGINKYREGYNEPFDTHRARANAAIDSALRYIIIGYGFGDDHLETHLLRQLNSNKPALILTHSLSDKAIKVVKGCKNVIAVCNRDNGSLVMNKDGEIFFPSINLWDIREMIKEVF; the protein is encoded by the coding sequence TTGGAAATAAATGATGTAAAAACTGTTATCCAAGATTTTTTTCAAGAGAACACAGTTACCATTATTGGCTCTGGTTTATCAGTAGCTGAAGGGATACCTGGGATGGGATCTTTATCAGTGGAATTACTCGATAAGCTGCCTTGTAAAATCAATGAAAAAGCTGACGTGGACAACTGGAAAGCTATATCAGACAGATTAAAAGTGGGAGAAGGTCTTGAAGAAGCACTTCACAGTGAAAAACCAACAAGTATTGTTGAAGAAAAAATAAGAGAAACTACGGCAGAATTTATACGCACTGCTGAAAAGAAGGCTTTGAATAGTGTTTTGTCGGGGAGTAAACGTTTTAGGCTTTCAGACTATTTGCAAAGATTTAATATAAGGAACAATGGATTAACCGTTATAACCACAAATTACGATAGACTTGTTGAATATAGCTGTGAAATGAATGGGATCAGAGTAGATACATTATTTGTTGGAAAATTTATTTGTCAGTTCTCTCCAGACGAAAGTAAATATTCTTTTTGTAAAAATATTTATAAATTAAGAGGGCAAAGTCGAGTCGAATATTCACCCAAAGTAAAGGTTTTAAAGCCGCATGGATGTTTAAGTTGGTATCAAATCAATGGCTGTGCATATTCAGTTCCTCATTTAGAAAAAGACAACTGTTTAATCATAACTCCGGGGATCAATAAATATAGAGAAGGATATAATGAGCCATTTGATACACATCGTGCACGAGCCAACGCAGCAATAGACAGTGCTTTGAGGTACATAATTATCGGATATGGATTTGGAGATGATCATCTGGAAACTCATTTACTTCGCCAATTAAATTCAAATAAACCTGCATTAATCCTTACTCATTCATTATCTGATAAAGCAATAAAAGTTGTAAAGGGGTGTAAAAATGTTATAGCTGTTTGTAATCGAGATAATGGATCTTTAGTTATGAATAAAGATGGTGAAATATTTTTTCCTAGTATAAATTTATGGGATATTAGAGAAATGATTAAGGAGGTCTTTTGA
- a CDS encoding ATP-binding protein, producing MSSQISFTENELLGSVTYVDTAQIIVEIENSNIMSQISVGNLVAIETGKRHQLLISLIDKVTRKYIEDFEDENAEETDIMISSADYVKVNIIGTYHMVLGEQKNIFKRGVDLFPQIESKCYCISGANLQSFMNLLSDSIQSDKQLKLGTFMMDNNARAVLDGNKFFQRHAAILGSTGSGKSWCVANILEKASELKYANIIVLDMHGEYGSLTEGKDKIAESYKIAGPGDLEKNQKNILFLPYWLLNREEMLSMILDRSDSNAPNQASRFTLHIRDLKLETLNEENKQDIAKTFTVDSPIPFNMKSLIDKLQDDDTRKGVGKNNAPVKGEWEGKLTRFISRLETKIADKTYGFMFQPYVDTKSYNWLAEMLCNLLGYNDSQKGIKIVDFSEVPSDVLPVVTGTLARLLYDVQFWMEADKRTPFTLVCDEAHLYLPTKDEADSVQKQALYNFERIAKEGRKYGVSLLPVSQRPSDVSKTILSQCSNFVVLRLTNERDKGVIKNLLPDSLKSTIDFLPLLDVGEALIVGDAILLPSKILLDKPEISHRPVSATKDFWDDWDKLKPDNNAVQQAVEFLRKQSRI from the coding sequence ATGAGTAGTCAAATATCATTCACTGAAAATGAATTATTGGGTAGCGTTACTTATGTTGATACAGCACAAATTATCGTTGAAATAGAAAACTCTAATATTATGAGTCAGATTAGTGTGGGTAATTTGGTTGCAATTGAAACAGGTAAAAGGCATCAGTTGCTCATTTCATTAATTGACAAGGTAACAAGAAAGTATATCGAAGATTTTGAAGATGAAAATGCAGAAGAAACTGATATTATGATTTCTTCTGCAGATTATGTTAAAGTTAATATAATCGGAACCTACCATATGGTATTAGGGGAACAAAAAAATATTTTTAAAAGAGGCGTAGATTTATTTCCGCAAATCGAAAGTAAGTGCTATTGCATCTCAGGAGCCAATTTGCAAAGTTTTATGAATTTGCTCAGTGATTCAATTCAATCTGACAAGCAATTAAAACTGGGTACCTTTATGATGGATAATAATGCAAGAGCGGTACTTGATGGTAATAAGTTTTTTCAAAGACATGCTGCAATTTTAGGGAGTACGGGATCAGGAAAAAGTTGGTGTGTAGCTAATATCTTGGAAAAGGCTAGTGAGTTAAAATATGCCAATATCATTGTGCTTGATATGCATGGAGAATATGGCTCTTTGACTGAAGGCAAAGATAAAATAGCGGAATCTTATAAAATTGCTGGGCCGGGTGATTTGGAGAAAAATCAAAAGAATATATTATTTTTACCCTACTGGTTATTAAACAGAGAAGAGATGCTGTCAATGATACTTGATCGGAGCGATTCTAATGCTCCCAATCAAGCTTCTCGTTTTACTTTGCATATTCGTGATTTAAAACTAGAAACTCTGAATGAAGAAAATAAGCAAGATATAGCCAAGACATTTACGGTTGATTCTCCAATTCCTTTCAATATGAAATCACTTATAGATAAATTACAAGATGATGATACTCGAAAAGGAGTTGGAAAAAATAATGCTCCAGTAAAAGGTGAGTGGGAAGGCAAATTAACACGATTTATTTCTCGATTGGAAACTAAGATAGCAGACAAGACATATGGTTTTATGTTCCAACCATACGTTGATACGAAAAGCTATAATTGGCTTGCCGAAATGTTATGTAACCTTTTAGGATATAATGATTCTCAAAAAGGAATTAAAATAGTTGATTTTTCAGAAGTTCCATCAGATGTTCTACCGGTTGTAACTGGGACTTTAGCAAGATTATTATATGATGTCCAATTTTGGATGGAGGCAGATAAAAGGACACCATTTACTCTTGTTTGTGATGAAGCACATCTATATTTGCCAACTAAAGATGAAGCTGATTCAGTACAAAAGCAAGCATTATATAATTTTGAGCGTATTGCAAAAGAAGGGAGAAAGTATGGGGTTTCTCTATTACCTGTAAGTCAACGTCCATCAGATGTTAGTAAGACAATTTTGAGTCAGTGTAGTAATTTTGTTGTTCTTCGCCTAACAAATGAGAGGGATAAAGGTGTAATAAAGAATCTATTGCCGGATTCTTTGAAAAGCACAATTGATTTTTTGCCGTTATTGGACGTGGGGGAAGCTTTAATAGTAGGGGATGCAATTCTTCTCCCGAGCAAGATTTTACTCGATAAACCTGAAATAAGTCATAGACCAGTAAGTGCTACAAAAGACTTTTGGGATGATTGGGATAAACTTAAACCAGATAATAATGCTGTACAACAAGCAGTTGAGTTTTTGCGTAAGCAAAGCAGAATATAG
- a CDS encoding helix-turn-helix domain-containing protein has translation MDDKNIFSTRLKLLRETKEISTQKLADALGLKSKGSITQFEKGMNLPSVNTLIGLADYFNVSLDYLVGRTDKPKINK, from the coding sequence ATGGATGATAAAAATATTTTTTCGACTAGATTAAAGTTACTCCGTGAAACAAAAGAAATCTCAACTCAAAAGCTAGCCGATGCCTTAGGTTTAAAAAGCAAAGGCAGTATCACACAGTTTGAAAAAGGGATGAATCTACCTTCTGTTAACACGCTTATTGGTCTTGCAGACTATTTTAATGTTTCACTTGATTATCTGGTTGGTAGAACAGATAAACCCAAAATAAACAAATAG
- a CDS encoding redoxin domain-containing protein gives MNKRVIVFLMLFLCGANKMVWAGEYLDKGCEYLQITHQYMEAEKYLTMAIEKGDCVQDALLYRAVNYRVNLKNYEAAIDDYTNYLENWAGVNSSIALVGRGNCYYQLADYNSAIADYSMVINTKKYDPNNMWRLYFKRAQAYNKIGNKDKALEDCNAAISLVESGKSYPNKRGEDLSLYAFKSMLSKGNREEENQAGIIDIQDGYTKARVGTSAPYLFLINLKGKEVSISFNKPTVLLYINHYQSKIDLNQYNDLYKKWKGKANFYIVMNSRSEDINKIFGLANLSIPVLLETKNEYSKKYNQVSPSLVIIDEKGIINYNSSAFIVVKELDSYIEKLVYEKNEKSPQFSSVIIDEFSKNVVPEILMDGQQAGEENFKTVDDKDFTLKFEGQPTVLLVWLGISQRKDIQQKMDIMQSAYENSQGKVRFISAAGAVDQKLISYMTDGWNYSIPVLQFKGKQYLRYARGFPCFVFIDKYGKRLRYNIKSDEDLLQVTKILCDSV, from the coding sequence GTGAATAAAAGGGTAATAGTTTTTTTGATGTTGTTTCTATGCGGTGCAAATAAAATGGTTTGGGCGGGAGAATATCTTGATAAAGGTTGTGAGTATCTACAGATAACACATCAGTATATGGAAGCTGAAAAATATCTGACTATGGCTATAGAAAAAGGGGATTGTGTTCAGGATGCGCTTTTATATAGGGCGGTAAATTATAGAGTGAATCTGAAAAATTATGAAGCTGCAATTGATGATTATACAAATTATCTAGAAAATTGGGCTGGTGTGAACAGTTCTATTGCTTTGGTAGGCAGAGGCAATTGTTATTATCAACTTGCAGATTATAATAGCGCTATTGCTGACTATAGTATGGTGATAAATACAAAAAAATATGACCCCAATAATATGTGGAGATTATACTTTAAACGTGCCCAGGCTTACAATAAAATTGGCAATAAAGATAAGGCTTTAGAGGATTGCAATGCGGCAATATCACTTGTAGAATCTGGAAAGTCCTACCCCAATAAGAGGGGCGAAGACTTAAGCTTGTATGCTTTTAAATCAATGCTTTCTAAGGGGAATCGTGAAGAGGAGAATCAAGCTGGTATCATTGATATTCAAGATGGATATACAAAAGCTAGGGTAGGAACGAGTGCTCCATATTTATTTTTAATAAATCTGAAAGGAAAAGAGGTAAGTATCTCATTCAATAAACCCACAGTATTGCTTTATATAAATCATTATCAAAGTAAAATTGATCTTAATCAATATAATGATTTATATAAAAAATGGAAAGGTAAAGCAAATTTCTACATTGTTATGAATAGTAGAAGTGAAGATATAAATAAAATTTTTGGTTTGGCGAATCTTTCGATTCCAGTTTTATTAGAAACAAAAAATGAGTATAGCAAAAAATACAATCAAGTCAGCCCGTCCTTGGTTATTATAGATGAAAAAGGTATCATTAACTATAATAGCTCTGCTTTTATAGTTGTTAAAGAACTTGATAGTTACATAGAAAAACTTGTTTATGAAAAAAATGAAAAGAGTCCACAGTTTTCGTCAGTTATTATAGATGAATTTAGCAAAAACGTGGTGCCTGAAATTCTTATGGATGGGCAGCAAGCTGGGGAAGAAAATTTTAAAACTGTTGATGATAAAGATTTCACTCTAAAGTTTGAAGGCCAGCCAACAGTTCTGCTTGTTTGGTTAGGAATATCTCAGCGTAAAGATATTCAGCAAAAAATGGATATAATGCAATCTGCATATGAGAATAGTCAAGGTAAAGTTCGCTTCATTAGTGCTGCAGGAGCAGTCGACCAAAAATTAATTAGCTATATGACAGATGGATGGAATTACTCTATTCCTGTATTACAATTTAAGGGGAAGCAATATTTGAGGTATGCTAGGGGATTTCCATGTTTTGTATTTATTGATAAGTATGGAAAAAGATTGCGGTACAATATAAAGTCTGATGAAGATTTGTTGCAAGTTACAAAAATATTATGTGATAGTGTATAG
- a CDS encoding MFS transporter: MDRISNSLTRSDRKLIGILCLLFLFGNMNITMFNLAIPSIAASFTLTSSQVSWVMVGYSILMAIGAGTYGKLTESYSIRHLYVIGLFLFAIGSIVGFFAPSYWQVIGGRLLQAAGASAISPLSYTLATVYFGSENRGQVLGALSASIAFASGFGPVFGGFIEQYAGWHALFLVSGSSFLLVPLILKYVPDLEHTRGTFDIFGAVLFSAGLACILLGVTMHWLYLFIGAALIAGFYIHIQKVPQPFIQVSFLRNAPFLRILWIGFLTFVCNTGLFFLLPFVMKHTFHLPSSTIGILILPGAAVAAMLGSSIGRWTDHYGSSCILKISHYSLISGFILLGLFASLPPWVDALVVIIFMLALNGLLTASGNLVSTTLSVAELGIGMGIFTLFYLLGGAFGPALAGRLIDLNIPFSIIYYIFAMLGVLSYWLIPKIKN, from the coding sequence ATGGACAGGATATCTAACTCTTTAACCAGAAGTGACCGCAAACTAATTGGCATACTTTGCTTGCTTTTCTTATTTGGAAATATGAATATAACAATGTTCAATTTGGCTATCCCCTCCATTGCCGCGTCCTTCACACTCACTTCTTCGCAGGTGAGCTGGGTAATGGTCGGCTATAGTATTTTGATGGCAATTGGAGCCGGAACCTATGGAAAATTAACAGAGTCGTATTCTATTCGGCATTTATATGTCATTGGATTATTTCTTTTTGCCATTGGCTCTATTGTTGGCTTTTTTGCCCCTTCCTACTGGCAGGTAATCGGTGGCAGACTGTTACAGGCAGCAGGCGCATCAGCTATTTCCCCTCTCTCCTATACACTTGCAACCGTATATTTTGGTTCAGAAAACAGAGGGCAAGTGCTTGGCGCGCTTTCCGCCTCCATTGCTTTTGCATCCGGTTTCGGACCTGTGTTTGGCGGATTTATCGAGCAATACGCCGGCTGGCATGCCTTGTTTTTGGTATCGGGTTCGAGCTTTTTGCTTGTCCCTCTTATACTCAAGTATGTTCCGGACCTAGAGCACACCCGAGGGACCTTCGATATTTTCGGAGCCGTTCTGTTCTCGGCAGGATTAGCTTGCATACTCTTAGGCGTAACGATGCATTGGTTATACCTTTTTATCGGCGCTGCACTTATTGCAGGATTTTACATTCATATCCAAAAAGTACCCCAGCCTTTTATTCAAGTATCATTCCTAAGAAATGCTCCTTTCCTGCGTATCTTGTGGATAGGCTTTCTTACTTTTGTATGTAACACTGGATTATTCTTTCTACTACCGTTCGTAATGAAGCACACCTTCCACTTGCCGTCGAGTACAATTGGCATACTTATATTGCCAGGTGCTGCTGTTGCTGCGATGCTCGGATCTTCTATTGGCCGCTGGACCGATCATTATGGGAGTTCATGTATTCTTAAAATTTCTCATTACTCCCTTATCAGCGGATTTATTCTTCTAGGTCTGTTTGCCAGCCTGCCACCATGGGTCGATGCCCTTGTAGTCATTATTTTTATGCTTGCGCTTAACGGCCTGTTGACCGCCAGTGGAAATTTAGTGTCAACAACGCTGTCTGTAGCAGAGCTTGGTATAGGCATGGGTATTTTTACACTATTTTATCTTCTGGGCGGAGCCTTCGGCCCTGCGCTAGCCGGACGACTAATCGACTTGAATATTCCCTTTTCCATCATTTATTATATCTTTGCTATGCTGGGAGTTTTATCTTACTGGTTAATCCCCAAAATAAAAAACTGA
- the aiiA gene encoding quorum-quenching N-acyl homoserine lactonase AiiA: protein MTVKKMYLLPAGSCYLDQSLVNQKLESGKLLEMPVWSFLIETSDGPLLIDTGMPDSFVNNPDYYKGTRREGRCVPNMREKDRIVNILKHVGYQPDDIQAVISSHLHLDHAGGNGHFRNTPIMIQRAEYDAVMKNADYAPPECRTPDLKYQIIAGDHEIAPGIKILFTPGHSPGHQSVLVTTPQSGPILLTIDAAYNKNIFEHNIPFLAFDSAQASKSNQHLHEIVQDVQPSIIFFGHDKSQAENLRTFPEFF, encoded by the coding sequence ATGACAGTAAAAAAAATGTATTTGTTACCTGCTGGTTCTTGTTATCTTGATCAATCCTTAGTCAATCAAAAACTTGAATCCGGCAAATTATTAGAAATGCCGGTGTGGTCTTTCCTGATAGAAACAAGTGATGGTCCCTTGTTAATTGATACCGGAATGCCCGATAGCTTTGTCAATAATCCTGATTATTACAAAGGTACTCGCAGAGAAGGACGCTGTGTTCCCAATATGCGGGAAAAAGATAGAATTGTAAATATTCTAAAACACGTTGGTTACCAGCCTGATGATATACAGGCAGTTATCAGCTCTCATTTACACCTAGATCATGCAGGCGGAAACGGCCATTTTCGCAATACGCCAATTATGATTCAGCGTGCGGAGTATGATGCCGTCATGAAAAATGCAGATTACGCACCGCCTGAGTGCAGGACTCCTGATTTAAAATACCAAATCATTGCAGGCGACCATGAGATTGCACCCGGAATTAAAATTCTATTTACACCGGGACACTCTCCAGGGCATCAATCTGTGCTTGTAACAACCCCACAGTCTGGACCCATATTACTGACAATTGATGCAGCCTACAACAAAAATATCTTTGAACATAATATACCGTTTTTGGCATTTGATTCTGCTCAAGCTTCAAAATCTAATCAACATCTGCATGAAATAGTTCAGGATGTCCAGCCTTCCATCATTTTCTTCGGTCATGATAAATCGCAAGCAGAAAACTTGCGTACATTCCCCGAATTCTTCTAA
- a CDS encoding amidase, which produces MKELDSQFSFATIYDLAKMIQTRELSPVELTALALARSKRLNPKLNAFVTQTVDLAIKQAKQAEKEIMQGQYKSPLHGIPIVHKDLYYTKGIRTTAGSKILKDFVPDYDATVVVKLQEAGAVLLGKVQTHEFAAGMTTSSEHFGPCHNPWNLDLAPGGSSGGSGAAVAAGLAYLGTGTDTGGSIRIPAACCGVVGMKPTYGRVSRYGIIEMAWSLDHAGPLTRSVMDASLCLDIMSGRDSKDKETADLPAPGIRIYPNELNGIRIGLPIQHYYENLGPDVETIMQAAIHKLRELGADIVEVDLPFIKHMQSATMDIMMGEMFAVHKHWFETCPNDYGSDVRMFLDSSKQLQLSAYLQAQRARQAFVDDFLNALSGVDVLLTPATPLTAPRADNYEDALRLTNFTAQTNLTGMPSLSIPCGFSPAGMPVNMQLIGRPFDEATVLGIGYVYELNTNWHTRHPDL; this is translated from the coding sequence ATGAAAGAATTAGATTCTCAGTTTTCCTTCGCCACGATCTATGATTTGGCGAAAATGATCCAGACACGCGAATTATCCCCAGTTGAACTTACTGCGCTCGCACTGGCACGCAGTAAACGGCTGAACCCAAAGTTAAACGCATTCGTTACCCAAACAGTCGATCTTGCGATAAAACAGGCAAAGCAGGCAGAAAAAGAAATTATGCAGGGACAATATAAGAGCCCCCTGCACGGTATACCAATCGTACATAAAGACCTTTACTACACCAAAGGTATCCGGACAACAGCTGGTTCTAAAATACTGAAAGATTTCGTCCCCGATTACGACGCGACTGTCGTAGTCAAATTACAAGAAGCCGGAGCTGTGCTACTCGGTAAAGTTCAGACGCACGAGTTCGCTGCGGGGATGACGACAAGCAGTGAACACTTTGGTCCTTGCCACAATCCATGGAACCTTGACCTGGCTCCTGGAGGATCAAGCGGAGGCTCAGGAGCCGCCGTGGCAGCAGGACTTGCTTATTTGGGCACAGGAACAGATACAGGCGGATCGATCCGTATTCCGGCCGCCTGCTGCGGAGTTGTCGGGATGAAACCAACCTATGGCCGGGTTAGCCGCTACGGTATCATTGAAATGGCATGGTCGCTCGACCACGCCGGACCTTTAACCCGCAGCGTAATGGATGCCTCTTTGTGCTTGGATATCATGTCTGGTCGCGATTCGAAGGACAAAGAGACGGCTGATCTCCCTGCTCCCGGGATTCGGATATATCCGAATGAACTGAATGGTATACGTATTGGTCTGCCAATACAACATTACTACGAAAATTTGGGCCCTGATGTAGAAACGATTATGCAAGCGGCGATACATAAACTCCGTGAGCTTGGCGCAGACATCGTCGAAGTCGATCTACCATTCATTAAGCATATGCAAAGTGCAACCATGGACATCATGATGGGTGAAATGTTTGCGGTCCACAAGCATTGGTTTGAAACGTGTCCGAATGATTATGGTTCTGATGTGCGGATGTTTCTCGATAGCAGCAAGCAACTCCAGTTATCTGCTTACCTGCAGGCACAACGGGCTCGTCAAGCATTTGTGGACGACTTTCTTAACGCATTATCCGGAGTCGATGTACTGCTTACACCAGCAACACCACTGACCGCACCACGTGCCGACAATTACGAGGACGCGCTCCGGTTGACAAACTTTACTGCGCAGACCAATCTGACAGGCATGCCTAGCTTATCTATACCTTGTGGCTTTTCTCCCGCCGGGATGCCTGTTAATATGCAATTGATCGGCCGGCCTTTCGACGAGGCGACCGTACTCGGTATCGGATACGTTTATGAATTAAACACGAACTGGCATACAAGACACCCCGATTTGTAG
- a CDS encoding TetR/AcrR family transcriptional regulator yields the protein MNKVKIQEQEYSKNPKDELLRRRILESAKALFIEQGVENINMHQIAKMAGVGQASLYRRYKEKGDVCMDIVREECQPLFDEGKAYLVQAADVSSLERFYQVIVIFVAFLEKKSPWLCATNRATPGYRPLQSPLFNWMRDTCRNLLNEAIQEKEIEETDVLYTVEILLSALQNIDFHAQDQNYGTERILQGLRRIFIEGLKKLD from the coding sequence ATGAATAAAGTTAAAATACAAGAACAAGAATATTCGAAAAATCCTAAGGACGAATTATTGCGACGGCGCATTTTGGAATCAGCTAAAGCACTCTTCATCGAACAAGGTGTTGAAAATATCAACATGCATCAGATTGCGAAAATGGCTGGAGTTGGGCAAGCCAGCTTATATCGCCGGTATAAAGAAAAAGGCGATGTTTGTATGGATATTGTACGCGAAGAGTGCCAACCGTTATTTGATGAAGGAAAAGCATATCTGGTCCAAGCTGCTGATGTCTCTTCTTTGGAGCGTTTCTATCAGGTAATTGTTATATTTGTTGCTTTTTTGGAGAAAAAGTCTCCATGGCTTTGTGCAACTAACCGAGCTACACCTGGATATCGCCCTCTGCAATCACCGTTATTTAATTGGATGCGTGACACATGCAGAAATTTATTGAATGAAGCCATCCAAGAGAAGGAAATAGAAGAGACGGACGTTTTATATACCGTTGAAATCTTACTGTCTGCACTCCAAAACATTGATTTTCATGCACAGGACCAAAACTATGGGACAGAGAGAATTCTACAAGGCTTACGGCGGATTTTCATTGAAGGATTAAAGAAATTAGACTGA